The Helianthus annuus cultivar XRQ/B chromosome 16, HanXRQr2.0-SUNRISE, whole genome shotgun sequence genome includes a window with the following:
- the LOC110916225 gene encoding transcription factor MYC2 codes for MDGVIISPSSSSSVASFPIPTTPLSSNTLQQKLQNLLENQPQQWAYAIFWQTFNDNSNNRVSLSWGGGHFQNNKEAQPDPDCRKFAIKEIQSLLELENPDDAEWFYVISLTRSFIPGDGSVLGTALDSNTMIWLSGVDQLRSFNCQRTNEAQTHGLKTMVCIPTSNGVVEMGSSYVIEESWSLAHQALSLFGGGSIKLNNIGDGHHNMVSFTDMVLMDGMDGALQKGHDEEGMTVIDFDSTTQDEHMSKKVGTSCVKGDTTVAMNTYVETASEHSDSDCQLVLATSTKPKRKQHNKLPNLKGKKVDGRFPPLNHVDAERQRREKLNQRFYALRSVVPNVSRMDKASLLEDAVCYINELKEKIEHLESQLHHGKWKTKKVKVEMVDTMENNLYNQPTSKANNNKKTSGYGEVEVKIVGENVMIKVQSGNADLPAAKLMNALREMKAQIKHASMLCVNEIMMQDVLAKIPGAVDEDELKSDLIRKLNR; via the exons ATGGATGGTGTAATCATCTccccatcttcttcttcttcagttgCATCTTTTCCCATTCCAACCACCCCACTCTCTTCTAATACCCTCCAgcaaaaacttcaaaaccttCTCGAAAACCAGCCGCAACAATGGGCATATGCCATTTTCTGGCAGACCTTCAACGATAACTCAAACAACCGCGTCTCCTTGTCATGGGGAGGCGGACATTTCCAAAACAACAAAGAGGCACAACCCGACCCGGATTGTAGAAAGTTTGCTATCAAAGAAATCCAGTCCCTTCTTGAACTAGAAAACCCTGATGATGCAGAATGGTTCTATGTCATTTCATTAACCAGGTCGTTTATTCCTGGAGATGGGTCGGTTCTAGGTACGGCTTTAGATTCAAACACTATGATCTGGTTAAGTGGTGTGGACCAGCTTCGGTCTTTTAACTGCCAGAGAACAAATGAAGCTCAAACACATGGATTGAAGACCATGGTTTGCATTCCAACATCTAATGGTGTTGTCGAAATGGGTTCGTCTTATGTCATTGAGGAGTCTTGGAGTTTGGCTCACCAGGCGTTGTCACTGTTTGGTGGCGGTTCTATAAAACTAAACAACATTGGGGACGGTCATCACAATATGGTTTCATTTACTGATATGGTACTCATGGATGGTATGGATGGTGCATTGCAAAAGGGCCATGATGAGGAAGGTATGACCGTTATAGATTTCGACTCAACAACACAAGATGAACACATGTCCAAGAAAGTTGGAACATCATGCGTGAAAGGGGACACTACAGTTGCCATGAATACGTACGTAGAGACTGCATCTGAGCATTCGGATTCTGACTGCCAATTGGTTCTTGCCACATCAACAAAGCCGAAAAGAAAACAACATAACAAGTTACCTAATC TGAAAGGAAAAAAGGTAGACGGGCGGTTCCCACCCCTAAACCACGTGGACGCTGAAAGGCAGAGGCGTGAGAAGCTCAACCAGCGATTCTACGCCCTCAGGTCTGTCGTCCCCAACGTGTCTAGGATGGACAAGGCATCCCTCCTGGAAGACGCGGTCTGCTATATCAACGAACTGAAAGAAAAAATCGAGCATCTTGAATCGCAACTTCATCATGGTAAATGGAAAACCAAGAAAGTGAAGGTAGAAATGGTTGATACAATGGAGAACAATTTGTATAATCAACCAACATCAAAGGctaacaacaacaaaaaaactaGTGGCTATGGGGAAGTGGAAGTGAAAATCGTGGGTGAAAATGTGATGATAAAAGTGCAGTCTGGGAATGCGGATTTACCGGCCGCTAAACTAATGAATGCTTTGAGAGAAATGAAAGCACAAATCAAGCATGCAAGCATGTTGTGTGTTAATGAGATAATGATGCAAGATGTGTTGGCTAAAATCCCTGGTGCCGTAGATGAAGATGAATTAAAATCCGATCTCATTAGAAAGTTAAACCGCTAG